A genomic segment from Cyprinus carpio isolate SPL01 chromosome A4, ASM1834038v1, whole genome shotgun sequence encodes:
- the LOC109075550 gene encoding metalloproteinase inhibitor 3-like: MKSCVVLAFLLFSLICLMYQASDACSCAMSHPQDAYCHSDIVIRAKIVGKKLLDDGPFGTLRYTVKQMKMYKGFEKIQHVQYVYTHNFESMCGVKFDINKYQYLITGRVHDGKLYTGLCNFNERWERLSLAQKKGMNHRYQLGCDCRIKPCYYLPCFVTSKNECLWTDMLSPHFSYPGHQWRHYACIQQKEGYCSWYRGTNTRDKLTINTTDP; encoded by the exons ATGAAGTCTTGCGTTGTGCTCGCGTTCCTCCTGTTCTCTCTCATCTGTCTGATGTACCAGGCGTCGGACGCGTGTTCATGCGCGATGTCTCATCCACAGGACGCGTACTGTCACTCCGACATCG tgatcAGAGCTAAAATAGTGGGGAAGAAGCTGCTGGACGACGGTCCGTTTGGCACCCTGCGCTACACCGTCAAACAGATGAAG ATGTACAAGGGCTTCGAGAAGATCCAGCACGTGCAGTACGTCTACACACACAACTTCGAGAGCATGTGCGGAGTCAAGTTCGACATCAACAAATACCAGTATCTGATCACAG gCCGTGTTCACGACGGGAAGCTGTACACGGGTCTGTGTAACTTCAACGAGCGATGGGAGCGTCTGTCTCTGGCGCAGAAGAAGGGCATGAACCATCGCTATCAGCTGGGCTGCGACTGCAGG ATCAAGCCGTGCTACTACCTGCCCTGCTTCGTCACGTCCAAGAACGAGTGCCTGTGGACAGACATGCTGTCTCCACACTTCAGCTACCCGGGCCATCAGTGGCGCCACTACGCCTGCATCCAGCAGAAGGAGGGCTACTGCAGCTGGTACCGAGGCACGAACACCCGCGACAAGCTCACCATCAACACCACCGACCCCTGA